The Bacillota bacterium genome window below encodes:
- a CDS encoding GerMN domain-containing protein yields MLNVKNKSITKIVSVIVVFSFLVTLGVWFKTPSYAASNQQTWTFTLKPADTTREASAQAQAVNYLTVYYVAMRAGQPYLVREVHPTTRKVLDWFAVDEVIHGQPRTSGVERVFNQEVWVNSIVTVQGRTTVDFTDYPFRTGVSWEVRELALQGIVNTLTEFPQIQRVRFTVKGSPYFGTSYWERDLSRVRTVKQGPALEITNLEPWDWIRPPLVLRGKVLDFTGLVRVSLHTTDGTRLAEGYAWMDEGKTNFQVRINYQTPKSWTGTVRVRTFDARTWEAGPSLDVPVLFARETK; encoded by the coding sequence ATGCTGAACGTAAAAAACAAATCAATTACCAAGATCGTGTCTGTCATCGTTGTTTTCAGCTTCCTGGTCACGCTGGGAGTATGGTTTAAGACCCCTTCCTATGCGGCCTCAAACCAGCAAACCTGGACCTTCACCCTGAAACCTGCTGATACTACCCGGGAAGCATCCGCGCAAGCCCAGGCCGTCAATTATTTAACCGTTTATTACGTCGCAATGAGGGCAGGGCAACCGTATTTAGTGCGGGAAGTTCATCCAACGACCAGAAAGGTGCTGGACTGGTTCGCCGTTGATGAAGTGATCCACGGCCAGCCCCGGACGTCGGGCGTAGAGCGCGTCTTCAACCAGGAGGTCTGGGTCAACAGCATTGTCACCGTACAGGGCAGAACAACCGTAGATTTCACAGACTACCCTTTCCGGACAGGAGTTTCCTGGGAAGTGAGGGAGCTAGCCCTGCAGGGAATCGTAAACACCCTGACGGAGTTTCCTCAAATTCAAAGGGTACGCTTCACCGTGAAAGGGAGCCCCTATTTCGGGACCTCTTACTGGGAAAGAGATCTGTCCCGGGTTCGTACCGTAAAGCAAGGCCCGGCGCTTGAAATCACCAACCTGGAGCCCTGGGACTGGATCCGACCGCCTCTGGTGTTGAGGGGGAAAGTCCTCGATTTTACCGGCCTTGTCAGGGTTTCCCTGCATACAACGGACGGCACGCGACTGGCAGAGGGCTATGCCTGGATGGATGAGGGGAAAACGAACTTCCAGGTCAGGATTAATTACCAGACGCCTAAAAGTTGGACGGGCACTGTAAGAGTGAGGACTTTTGATGCCAGAACGTGGGAGGCGGGGCCCTCCCTCGATGTACCCGTTCTTTTCGCCCGCGAGACTAAATAG
- a CDS encoding undecaprenyl-diphosphate phosphatase — MTIWQAVILGLVQGLGEFLPISSSAHLVLLPWFFGWSYQGLTVDVALHLGTLVAVVAYFWRDWLDLLLGALKWLKGVQTLEGRLFWYLLLASLPGAALGYLLESWAETVFRTPVLVGSMLIILGLVLYWADRKGTKGKEINQVGLLESIIIGFSQAAAIIPGVSRSGITMTAGLLTGLTREGAARFSFLLSVPIIFGAGVLKVPDLMAHPEMVNLPFLVGVFVSAVTGIASIGFLLRYVKTRNYLPFVWYRVLLGALIFFLVFLRS, encoded by the coding sequence GTGACGATCTGGCAGGCAGTTATCCTCGGATTGGTGCAGGGGTTGGGCGAGTTCTTACCTATTTCCAGTTCGGCGCATCTGGTGTTGCTACCCTGGTTTTTCGGTTGGAGCTACCAGGGACTTACCGTTGACGTGGCCCTCCATTTAGGGACCCTCGTGGCCGTAGTTGCTTATTTTTGGCGGGATTGGCTGGACCTCCTGCTGGGTGCGCTAAAATGGCTAAAAGGAGTTCAGACTCTAGAAGGCCGCCTTTTCTGGTATCTGCTCCTTGCTTCCCTGCCAGGGGCGGCTCTTGGCTACCTTCTTGAGAGCTGGGCGGAGACCGTTTTCCGGACGCCGGTTCTTGTTGGGTCGATGTTAATCATCCTGGGCCTGGTTCTCTACTGGGCAGACCGTAAAGGAACCAAAGGAAAAGAAATCAACCAGGTCGGTCTTTTAGAAAGTATAATTATCGGATTCTCTCAAGCTGCGGCGATTATCCCCGGTGTTTCCCGTTCAGGGATCACGATGACTGCCGGACTTCTCACCGGATTAACAAGGGAAGGGGCGGCACGTTTTTCATTTTTACTGTCGGTGCCGATCATTTTTGGGGCAGGAGTTCTTAAAGTGCCCGACCTCATGGCTCACCCGGAAATGGTCAACCTCCCCTTCCTGGTTGGTGTTTTCGTTTCTGCTGTGACCGGAATTGCCAGCATCGGTTTTCTGCTCCGCTATGTCAAAACAAGGAATTACCTCCCCTTTGTCTGGTATCGTGTTCTTCTGGGTGCCCTGATCTTTTTCTTGGTTTTCCTGCGCAGCTAA